A stretch of Mucilaginibacter terrae DNA encodes these proteins:
- a CDS encoding SusC/RagA family TonB-linked outer membrane protein: MLFSLQASAQKITVDYKNVPFAKAIADFSKKSGYQFVYDASFLKNASPVTLSASNTDFSELVPRLFAGQPFTYEISKKIIIIKARPQLTTPVQVRGKIIDTLGTPLPGIDVQVKGETAVAKTALDGTFTIPSYNPSPVIVTRSMGYTLKETPLSNVKSSDLISIVMIASNVNLKEVVFTGYQTLSKERSTAAIVKIDSTTLNQQINPSLASALEGRVSGLRFTPSSNDLQLRGPATFSSAVTTYPLVVIDGLPTNSRIEDINPYDIASIYVLKDAAAASIYGSKSANGVIVLTTKSGAKGSVSINANADYFVTTKPDLDKMHYANTSQIIDYETAKYKSELLNYANAGAMFAYYGDIGNGTIRYYSPLYQLYRSQYEGKITTDQLNSTLNSWRNNDYIKDYTNNVWQNETRNRYNLSLSSGSAKSNSFVSLNYDENAMRVKGNESKALTMYFKNTFDFNKWLTATVGLNGRYTVSNATDGDYGNYDLQERYARIVDENGNPVLSDYVNVSDGFSSGGAINGQVASKLTGNADFKSYKFNVLNELQNGVTNTKAFNLRAFTSLRAKIIKGLNYEVSFQYETSNTNKEQFYAQESYKMRFLYNTMTSLNATTNKFEHNVITTGGRLRQDNGRSYNYTFRQQLNFDKTFKTGNYEHNIVAIGGFEARQSESPLYVSDIRYAYDPQLLSSQAMDFKSLSTTGITSYLYGRRTMSGNNGVLANPLSRNVSFYANGAYTLNNKYNVTGSVRIDQASFFGLDPEYRWKPIWSVGGGWNVSNEEFMKDATWLDYLKARVTYGINGNSDLSSSPYATASYRNDNLYPSLIYTNLLTYPNPKLRWEKVTTTNLGFDFSVFKNRIKGSIDLYNRYSSDLLTNNDLDPTVGLKTRVINNGNMRNRGIEVMLSSDWFKSKDFTLGSSIVYAYNKNTIIDVNYSTTSAFPYISSPTDYYYANTSFQTMYAYKYGGMVNGYPYFLDQNGNSNVTFDANGTPTNVVSINSPSALVAVGKLLPSFNGSFSQRIGYKNLQLNMLFIYSGGNNLRKEVVPLSAITSNTYNEGIGQLYTNGFTDMPRLYFEYPNAIKNYASTLSDLWRYGDNQIASADYIKLRNISLSYIIKNDFLKRIHMTNLRLTAQANNLWYWSAAGKDIDPEAYNLNGGTRGLTIPKSFLVGLSVGF; the protein is encoded by the coding sequence ATGCTGTTTTCGCTACAGGCATCGGCACAAAAAATAACGGTTGATTACAAAAATGTACCGTTTGCAAAAGCCATAGCCGATTTTTCGAAAAAGAGCGGCTACCAGTTTGTGTATGATGCATCATTCTTAAAAAATGCTTCGCCGGTAACCCTGAGCGCCAGCAATACCGATTTCAGCGAACTGGTTCCGCGTTTATTTGCCGGGCAGCCGTTCACTTATGAGATCAGTAAAAAAATTATCATTATCAAAGCACGCCCTCAATTAACTACCCCCGTACAGGTTAGGGGTAAAATAATTGATACGCTGGGTACCCCGCTGCCCGGTATTGATGTGCAAGTAAAAGGTGAAACCGCGGTTGCCAAAACAGCCCTTGACGGTACGTTTACTATCCCATCATATAATCCATCGCCGGTAATAGTAACCCGCAGCATGGGTTATACTTTAAAAGAAACGCCGCTTAGCAATGTAAAATCATCAGACTTAATAAGTATTGTGATGATTGCCAGTAATGTGAATCTCAAGGAAGTAGTGTTTACCGGTTACCAAACACTTTCAAAAGAGCGCAGCACGGCGGCTATTGTTAAAATAGATTCGACAACGTTAAATCAGCAGATCAATCCTTCCCTGGCCTCGGCTTTAGAGGGTAGGGTATCGGGTTTACGTTTTACTCCATCAAGCAATGATTTACAGTTGAGGGGGCCTGCCACATTTTCTTCGGCTGTTACCACCTATCCATTGGTAGTAATTGATGGTTTGCCAACTAATAGCCGCATCGAAGATATCAATCCCTATGATATTGCTTCGATATATGTGTTAAAGGATGCTGCTGCGGCATCAATTTACGGTTCAAAATCGGCCAATGGTGTTATTGTGTTAACCACCAAATCGGGTGCTAAGGGCAGCGTGAGCATTAATGCCAATGCCGATTATTTTGTAACCACCAAGCCCGATCTGGATAAAATGCATTATGCTAACACCAGCCAGATCATTGATTACGAAACTGCCAAGTACAAAAGCGAGTTACTCAACTACGCCAATGCTGGTGCCATGTTTGCTTACTATGGTGATATAGGCAATGGTACTATACGTTATTACTCGCCGCTGTACCAATTATACCGCTCTCAGTACGAGGGTAAAATTACAACCGATCAGTTGAACAGCACCCTTAATAGCTGGCGAAATAATGATTACATTAAAGACTATACCAACAATGTTTGGCAAAACGAAACCCGTAACCGTTATAACCTTTCGTTGAGTTCGGGTTCGGCCAAAAGCAATAGTTTCGTATCACTTAACTATGATGAGAATGCCATGCGCGTTAAAGGGAACGAAAGCAAGGCGCTAACCATGTATTTTAAAAATACGTTCGATTTTAATAAATGGCTTACCGCAACCGTTGGTTTAAACGGCAGGTACACCGTATCCAACGCTACCGACGGTGACTACGGTAACTATGATCTGCAGGAACGCTACGCACGTATTGTTGATGAGAACGGCAATCCCGTACTATCAGATTATGTGAACGTGAGTGATGGTTTTTCAAGCGGCGGTGCCATTAACGGTCAGGTAGCTTCAAAATTAACAGGCAATGCCGATTTTAAATCGTACAAGTTTAATGTATTGAATGAGCTGCAAAACGGTGTAACCAATACCAAGGCATTTAATTTACGTGCCTTTACCAGCCTGCGTGCTAAAATTATAAAAGGACTTAATTACGAGGTGTCTTTTCAGTACGAAACATCAAACACCAACAAAGAGCAGTTCTATGCGCAGGAATCATACAAAATGCGTTTCCTGTATAACACCATGACCTCCCTGAATGCAACTACAAATAAGTTCGAGCATAATGTAATTACTACCGGTGGCCGTTTAAGGCAAGATAATGGCCGTTCTTATAACTATACCTTCAGGCAACAATTAAACTTTGATAAAACCTTTAAAACCGGTAACTATGAGCATAATATAGTTGCTATTGGTGGTTTTGAAGCCCGTCAAAGTGAATCTCCGCTTTATGTTAGCGATATCAGGTATGCTTATGATCCACAGTTGCTTAGCTCACAAGCTATGGATTTTAAATCGTTAAGTACTACGGGTATAACCAGTTATTTATATGGCCGTCGCACTATGAGCGGCAACAATGGCGTGCTGGCTAATCCGCTTAGCCGCAATGTTTCATTTTATGCCAACGGTGCTTATACCTTAAATAATAAATATAACGTAACGGGTAGCGTTAGGATTGACCAGGCCAGTTTTTTTGGTTTAGATCCTGAATACCGCTGGAAGCCAATATGGTCGGTAGGTGGCGGCTGGAACGTAAGCAATGAAGAGTTTATGAAAGATGCTACCTGGCTCGATTATCTGAAAGCAAGGGTAACTTACGGTATTAATGGTAACTCCGATCTATCTTCTTCGCCTTATGCAACGGCATCTTATCGTAACGATAACTTGTACCCCAGCTTAATTTATACTAACCTGTTAACTTATCCTAACCCCAAATTACGTTGGGAAAAAGTAACTACAACCAACTTAGGTTTTGATTTTTCGGTATTTAAAAACCGTATCAAAGGTAGTATCGACCTGTATAACCGTTACAGCTCAGACCTGTTAACCAATAACGACCTCGACCCGACAGTAGGTTTAAAAACCCGCGTTATTAACAATGGTAACATGCGTAACCGCGGTATTGAGGTAATGTTAAGTTCAGATTGGTTTAAAAGCAAAGATTTTACCCTCGGTTCGAGCATTGTGTATGCTTACAACAAAAACACCATTATTGATGTAAACTACAGCACCACAAGTGCCTTCCCTTACATATCATCACCTACCGATTACTATTACGCCAATACATCGTTCCAAACCATGTATGCTTACAAGTACGGTGGTATGGTAAATGGCTATCCGTATTTTCTGGATCAAAATGGCAACTCTAACGTAACCTTTGATGCAAACGGAACGCCAACCAACGTAGTATCTATCAACTCGCCTTCGGCTTTGGTAGCGGTTGGTAAATTGCTGCCCTCGTTCAATGGTTCATTCTCGCAACGTATAGGGTACAAAAATTTACAGTTGAACATGCTGTTTATTTATTCGGGCGGTAATAATTTGCGTAAAGAAGTAGTTCCTTTATCGGCTATTACCTCTAACACCTACAACGAAGGTATAGGCCAATTATACACCAACGGCTTTACCGATATGCCGCGCTTATACTTTGAGTACCCTAACGCCATTAAAAATTACGCAAGCACATTAAGTGATCTTTGGCGCTACGGCGATAATCAAATTGCAAGTGCCGATTATATTAAACTGCGCAACATATCGCTATCATATATCATTAAGAATGATTTCCTGAAACGTATACATATGACCAATTTACGTTTAACAGCACAGGCCAACAATCTTTGGTATTGGAGCGCGGCCGGAAAAGATATTGATCCAGAGGCTTACAACCTGAATGGTGGTACCCGTGGTTTAACTATACCAAAATCGTTTTTAGTAGGATTAAGTGTCGGATTTTAA
- a CDS encoding FecR family protein — MNKDEQIFVIYQRFLQNSATKEELHKLFQYLDKSSEQELKQLLAEALGQPEIDVEADANFALLQNVRAKIMHEAESEMATVITLQPRKRKAWYYAAASVALVLSIGGLLLLNKKQTTQHTTDLQPGGNMAMLSVGGNDTLNLQTSNLGGFIKKTAGVNIAKTSNGTITYTAYGTDTLALSQINTLITPRGGQYHVRLSDGTEVLLNSESKLEFPVGFTGNERKVTLTGEAYFEVAKNKQKPFIVTTAGQDVQVLGTKFNISNFAEDGGPVTTLTEGSVKVSSHNQTAILKPGQQSRAKVAGITVTDVDADTYSAWKNGEFVFENESLDVIMHKLSRWYNFETDYSKLPQKSLYMKISRQVNLSEVLGMITTTSGIKFRIDERRVSVM; from the coding sequence ATGAATAAAGACGAACAAATATTTGTCATCTACCAAAGGTTTCTGCAAAACTCGGCCACCAAAGAAGAGCTGCACAAGCTGTTTCAATATTTGGACAAGAGTAGCGAGCAGGAGCTAAAGCAATTACTTGCCGAGGCCCTGGGGCAGCCAGAGATAGATGTAGAAGCCGATGCTAATTTTGCTTTACTGCAAAACGTGCGCGCCAAAATTATGCACGAAGCCGAAAGCGAAATGGCAACCGTTATTACGCTGCAACCCCGCAAACGCAAGGCCTGGTACTATGCCGCAGCCAGTGTTGCTTTGGTATTAAGCATTGGCGGGCTTTTACTCCTCAATAAAAAACAAACTACACAACATACAACTGATTTGCAACCGGGCGGCAATATGGCCATGCTTTCGGTTGGCGGTAATGATACCCTTAACCTGCAAACTTCAAATTTGGGCGGGTTTATTAAAAAAACAGCAGGTGTAAATATTGCTAAAACCAGCAACGGTACAATAACCTACACGGCTTACGGTACAGATACATTAGCACTTAGCCAAATAAATACTTTAATTACCCCACGCGGCGGTCAATACCATGTGCGCCTGAGCGATGGCACCGAAGTACTGCTCAATTCCGAATCGAAACTGGAGTTTCCGGTTGGTTTTACCGGTAATGAGCGTAAGGTTACTTTAACCGGAGAGGCCTACTTTGAGGTTGCTAAGAATAAACAAAAACCATTCATCGTAACAACTGCCGGTCAGGATGTACAGGTGCTGGGTACCAAATTCAACATCAGCAACTTTGCCGAAGATGGCGGACCTGTGACCACATTAACCGAGGGCAGTGTTAAAGTAAGCAGCCATAACCAAACGGCAATTTTAAAACCCGGACAACAAAGTCGGGCTAAGGTGGCGGGCATAACCGTAACCGATGTGGATGCCGATACCTACAGTGCCTGGAAAAACGGCGAGTTTGTATTTGAAAATGAATCGTTAGATGTTATCATGCATAAATTATCGAGGTGGTATAACTTCGAAACAGATTATAGCAAGCTTCCCCAAAAAAGCTTGTACATGAAGATCAGCAGGCAGGTTAACCTATCTGAAGTGCTTGGCATGATCACCACCACCAGCGGCATTAAGTTCAGGATCGACGAAAGGAGGGTTTCGGTTATGTAG
- a CDS encoding RNA polymerase sigma factor gives MEAGHEHIITLLKQGDTQAFGLVYDQYSSPLLAKILRMVKDTDSAEELLQDVFLKVWNNRERIDPSQSFKSWIYAIAINVVYDYYRKLSRDARLQQELINHFAEIYNSDSDDELIFEKRREILDKALAQLPPQRLAVFRLCRLEGKSYQEAAEELGISSSTVSNHLVQATKTVKEFIFNSKSLLLLIISWVFNG, from the coding sequence TTGGAAGCCGGGCATGAACACATAATTACTTTACTGAAACAGGGAGATACCCAAGCCTTCGGGTTGGTTTACGACCAGTATAGTTCGCCGTTGCTGGCCAAAATACTCCGTATGGTAAAAGATACCGATTCTGCAGAGGAGCTTTTACAGGATGTTTTTTTAAAAGTTTGGAACAACCGCGAAAGAATAGACCCTTCTCAATCCTTCAAATCGTGGATATATGCCATTGCCATCAATGTGGTATATGATTATTACCGGAAGTTATCCCGCGACGCCCGTTTACAACAGGAATTGATCAATCATTTTGCCGAAATCTATAATTCGGACAGTGATGATGAGCTGATTTTTGAAAAAAGGCGCGAAATATTAGATAAAGCACTCGCGCAATTGCCTCCTCAGCGTCTTGCGGTGTTTAGATTGTGTCGTTTAGAAGGTAAAAGCTATCAGGAAGCTGCCGAAGAGCTCGGAATAAGTTCCTCAACCGTAAGTAATCATCTTGTTCAGGCTACAAAAACTGTAAAAGAATTTATTTTTAATTCAAAATCATTGCTTTTGTTGATAATTAGCTGGGTTTTTAATGGGTGA
- a CDS encoding HRDC domain-containing protein: MENPLVELAQAYINTTNTLVFLTGKAGTGKTTFLRAIRNKSTKKMVIVAPTGVAAINAGGMTIHSLFQLSFGPLLPGTDGPELTYNAEKRELLQSLELLIIDEISMVRPDVLDKIDSILRSIRGNGFAFGGVQLLLIGDLAQLSPIIRDDEWTLLRPYYQTPYFFSSRVLQQTPYVRIELDKVYRQSDPVFVDILNGMRDQSLSPAALQTLNQRYVEDFVPDTDEPYITLTTHNRIAQQINAERLDMLQSKEVEYKATIRGDFPQDAYPTEMSLKLKESAQVMFVKNDSSAEKRYYNGKIGTIVRLETDTVHVVTADGLEIAVQALEWLNVKYQMDGDEINEDNAGSFAQIPLRLAWAITIHKSQGLTFEKAIIDVSGAFTHGQAYVALSRCRSLEGLVLRSPVSMQNIIGDPTVRRFNEAAQAFRPNEETLVQHREAYRIFLLSELFNFGGLRERLKKFEYLLPAIEQEVFTVAEKLPRQLARWDEERIQKAAVYFNEKLGKTVESLHQQLTGAIGTSKELAGKADNLIKWLMARIKLLDMFSVQPFRTEQYIAFQRESATPLPHSYLKALNAKPNEKLYETLLSWRDETAKKEQVLASMLFSEQTLAAIAAKLPETLKALSGIKGIGPEKTKRYGTDLLTMVRAYQQESSGSADQVSMF; encoded by the coding sequence ATGGAGAACCCCTTGGTTGAACTGGCGCAGGCCTATATTAATACTACTAATACGCTTGTGTTTTTAACCGGCAAAGCCGGAACCGGTAAAACAACCTTCTTGAGGGCCATTCGCAATAAGTCTACAAAAAAAATGGTAATCGTGGCTCCAACGGGCGTTGCGGCCATTAATGCCGGGGGAATGACTATTCACTCGTTGTTTCAGTTATCTTTTGGCCCCCTGCTCCCCGGCACCGATGGCCCCGAGCTTACTTACAATGCCGAAAAGCGAGAACTGCTCCAAAGTCTCGAACTGCTGATTATTGATGAGATTAGTATGGTGCGCCCCGATGTGCTCGATAAAATTGATTCGATACTGCGCTCCATACGTGGCAATGGTTTTGCTTTTGGAGGAGTACAACTTTTGCTTATCGGCGATTTAGCTCAGCTCAGCCCCATTATCAGGGATGATGAATGGACGCTGCTACGTCCTTATTACCAAACGCCGTACTTTTTCAGCAGCCGGGTATTGCAGCAAACGCCCTATGTGCGCATTGAGCTGGATAAGGTGTATCGCCAAAGCGACCCTGTTTTTGTGGACATACTTAACGGCATGCGCGACCAATCCCTATCGCCCGCAGCCCTGCAAACACTTAACCAGCGATATGTTGAGGATTTTGTACCAGATACCGATGAGCCTTACATAACACTTACCACCCATAACCGCATTGCCCAGCAAATTAATGCCGAACGGTTAGATATGCTGCAAAGCAAAGAGGTAGAATATAAAGCCACCATACGCGGGGATTTCCCGCAGGACGCCTACCCGACCGAGATGAGCTTGAAACTGAAGGAGAGTGCCCAGGTAATGTTTGTAAAAAACGATAGCTCGGCCGAAAAGCGTTATTACAATGGCAAGATAGGTACCATAGTGCGCCTCGAAACGGATACGGTACACGTTGTTACTGCCGATGGCCTTGAGATTGCCGTGCAGGCACTGGAATGGCTGAACGTAAAGTACCAGATGGATGGCGACGAAATTAACGAGGACAATGCCGGCAGCTTTGCACAAATTCCGTTGCGGCTGGCCTGGGCCATTACAATACATAAAAGCCAGGGCTTAACTTTCGAGAAGGCCATTATTGATGTGAGCGGAGCCTTTACCCACGGCCAGGCTTATGTGGCCTTGAGCCGCTGCCGCTCGTTAGAGGGTTTGGTGTTGCGCAGTCCGGTAAGCATGCAAAACATCATCGGCGACCCAACCGTGCGCCGCTTTAATGAAGCAGCTCAAGCCTTTCGCCCCAATGAGGAAACGCTTGTACAGCATCGCGAAGCATATCGCATATTCCTTTTAAGCGAGTTGTTTAATTTTGGCGGCCTGCGCGAAAGGCTTAAAAAGTTTGAATACCTGCTGCCGGCCATAGAGCAGGAGGTTTTTACAGTAGCCGAAAAACTCCCCCGGCAATTAGCCAGATGGGATGAGGAACGCATACAAAAAGCTGCCGTTTATTTTAATGAAAAACTGGGTAAAACGGTTGAAAGCCTGCACCAGCAATTAACCGGCGCCATTGGCACATCAAAAGAACTGGCCGGCAAAGCCGATAATTTAATCAAATGGCTCATGGCCCGTATAAAGCTGCTTGATATGTTTTCGGTTCAGCCTTTTCGTACTGAACAGTACATTGCCTTTCAGCGGGAGTCGGCCACGCCTTTGCCCCACTCCTATTTAAAGGCGCTTAACGCCAAGCCTAATGAAAAACTTTACGAAACACTTTTAAGCTGGCGCGATGAAACGGCTAAAAAAGAACAGGTGCTGGCCAGTATGCTCTTCTCCGAACAAACGCTGGCAGCCATTGCGGCTAAACTCCCCGAAACCCTTAAAGCCCTAAGCGGCATTAAAGGCATCGGCCCCGAAAAGACGAAACGCTACGGCACTGATCTGTTAACTATGGTTCGTGCCTATCAACAGGAAAGCAGCGGCTCGGCCGATCAGGTGAGTATGTTTTAA
- a CDS encoding Hsp70 family protein — MNKYLYGIDFGTTNSALAIFDEEAGEITQTIIIPSLIYFFHERGNEKDYVVGEDAISAYLNDGMKGRFIKSVKQILSRSSFTETRIQNKRYTAPDLVALILKELKQRADEITGQDVQKAVIGRPVFFDDDNVQKDTLAQTRLNKAAELAGFTDVRFQFEPIGAAFAYERTLTRRENVLVADLGGGTTDFTYLVLDPARAGSEDRKKDMMATGGIYVGGDSLDSAFMWEKGTPYFGKSAQYEGTSGKILTVPKSLFHNICSWEQMNFFNGPRVRKEIDDYYYFSKKDRLFKNLITLVEHNLGYSVFRAIERVKIELSEAERSAFSYHEMDIDIEEDIPLGDYEQVIAKDISRIATYFDEFLNTNNIQPENIDTIFMTGGTSQVKSIQRLFRQRFPHVNLNSGDNFRSVAKGLAYSGYLFE; from the coding sequence ATGAATAAATATTTATACGGCATTGATTTTGGCACTACCAACTCGGCCTTGGCAATTTTTGATGAAGAAGCCGGCGAGATCACGCAAACTATCATCATTCCCTCATTAATATATTTTTTTCATGAACGCGGTAATGAAAAGGACTATGTTGTTGGTGAGGATGCCATATCGGCCTACCTTAACGATGGCATGAAGGGGCGCTTTATTAAATCGGTTAAGCAAATACTATCTCGCAGCAGCTTTACCGAAACCCGCATCCAAAACAAACGCTACACCGCGCCCGATTTGGTTGCCCTCATACTAAAAGAACTTAAACAACGCGCCGACGAAATTACCGGCCAGGACGTTCAAAAAGCGGTAATTGGTCGCCCGGTATTTTTTGATGATGATAACGTGCAGAAAGATACCCTGGCCCAAACCCGCCTTAATAAAGCTGCCGAACTTGCGGGCTTTACCGATGTACGCTTTCAGTTTGAGCCTATTGGTGCGGCGTTTGCCTACGAACGCACCCTAACCCGCCGCGAAAACGTATTGGTTGCCGACTTAGGTGGCGGCACCACCGATTTTACCTACCTCGTACTCGATCCCGCCCGTGCAGGGAGCGAAGATCGTAAAAAAGACATGATGGCCACCGGCGGTATTTATGTGGGTGGCGACAGTTTAGATTCGGCCTTTATGTGGGAAAAGGGTACGCCTTATTTTGGTAAAAGTGCGCAGTACGAAGGTACTTCAGGCAAAATATTAACAGTTCCTAAATCGCTGTTTCATAACATATGCTCGTGGGAGCAAATGAACTTTTTTAACGGCCCAAGGGTGCGTAAAGAGATTGACGATTACTACTACTTCTCTAAAAAAGACCGCTTGTTTAAAAACCTGATCACTTTGGTTGAGCATAACCTCGGCTACTCGGTATTCAGGGCAATTGAGCGGGTAAAAATAGAACTTTCGGAGGCAGAACGATCGGCTTTCAGTTATCATGAAATGGATATTGACATTGAGGAAGATATTCCGCTGGGCGATTATGAGCAGGTAATTGCTAAAGACATCAGCCGCATTGCCACCTACTTCGACGAGTTTTTGAACACCAACAACATTCAGCCCGAAAATATCGACACCATTTTTATGACCGGTGGCACCTCGCAGGTTAAAAGTATTCAGCGCCTGTTCCGCCAACGTTTCCCGCATGTAAATTTAAACTCGGGCGATAATTTCAGGAGTGTTGCCAAGGGGTTGGCTTATAGCGGGTATTTATTTGAATAA